CGCAATGTTCAGGTGTTCAAAATTATTGACCCTTGACCTGATGTGAAAAACTTGAACACCTGAGCACACAAATACATGAATACTACATTATATCGTTACATTTCCCCAGTTCTCTCCTGAGCGGATACGATTGAGCTGGGTATGCGTAATATTGAATCGCTTGGCAATCATACTTAGGCGAGTTTTATTGCTTTTCAGCAAACGCTTAATCACCCGCACATCAGTTTCGGTTAGTTTGTAACCCGTAGTACGGCTCCGAAGTATGGCTGGGTTATGATTATTATGTTCGTTTAGCTCCCTTTCGGTCATCCAGCGCAAATTGTACCGACTATTATTCTGCTTATTGTAATCCAGATGCACTACGTACTTGTACTCAATCGATGGTTGTTCTAAGAACGCGCCCGCCACTAAGCGATGAATGTAGTGGGTTTGCGATACCTTTTTTCCTAAGCGAACCATTACTGATAAATAGCCATTAACATTTGATCCTTTCATAACGCGACCGTTGATTTTATCAACAGCAAAACTTCTTATTCGGCCGTGGCTAGATACTTCATAACGGGCGTGGGGCAGTGGGGTGTCGAAACGAATTTTTTTCCAGACTTCGCTTCTGTACCGATTAATACTCATGATTAAAAAATTTGCAGTGTATTAGATGAATATTATTAAAAAGCTTCTATTTGCCTGAGTCAGTCGCCATCTCCAATAGCAATTCATGTATTTGTACTATCTGAGGAACAATCAGTACACCTCCACTATTATCAATTGTCACATCAGCTAATTGGTGACGCTCTTCATCACCAAACTGCTTATTCATAATAGCTTCAACCTGTCTCTTTGTCCGATGGACATCTCTTTCTAGTACTCGTTGCAATCGGGTATCTCGCCCGGCATCTACATTAATGACGTAATCGAGCTGACGATAAGAACCTGTTTCGTAAAGTAAGGCAGCTTCTTTGAGCGTGTAGGGCTTTTGTAAGCGGTGCTTTACCCATTGGGTATAATCTTCGGCAACTTTAGGGTGCACCAACTGGTTTAGCAAGGAAAGTTTTTTAGGATTGCCAAACACTTCTTTAGCTAAAAAAATGCGATCTAAACACCCTTGTTGATCGTAAGCAGCATTGCCAAAGGCTGATTTAATCTGTTTTATTAAGTGAGGGTTATGCTGTTGAAGCCATTTGGCACGCTGGTCGGCGTAATATACGTCAATTCCTAAAACTTCAAAAATTTTACACACAAAAGTCTTACCGGAACCAATCCCCCCGGTAATTCCTACTTTCAGCAACTTAGGGGGCATACTGCACGGGTATGCGTGAGGGCTTAAAACTAATATCGCTCACAATAGCTGGTATATTGACTAGCTTCACTGCTACTGTACTATCCTCAGAATTCCAAGTTTCCAGATCAGCTTCCGATTGAAAACTTAGTTGATTAAGTGCGGGTGAAATAAGATCATCAGGCAACCAAAAAGAGACGGTCACAAAATTCTGAGCCAAATAGACAGAAGAATCTTCAGGAAAGTTAACTGGAACCACGGTAGTTTTTCGTTCTACTTTGGTATACAATTCAGTTGCTAAACGTACAACTACTTCGTTGGGGGAAGCTTCTATGCGGTTATCTGGCAACGATACTTCTAAGATAGCTTCTACCTTACCAGAAACTTCTCGGTTGTTTAATGATAGTTGTAGCGTATCTGGTAAATTATCTACTAGCGAAGTGGGACCCCACACTTCTACTTGGGACGGTAATACCCTCATATCTGATACCATACGGTAGTTTTCGGCCAATTGCATAGACTGAGGATCTACTGCAACCGCTACGGTTCTATTCTGGGTGCTATCAATATTAATCCGTAACGTATCGGTGACTACATAGTCGAGATCGAGGTTATCTAACTGCCCACTGATTCCCTCGGCCAACGATTGCCCCAAAATATACTTTGTTCGGGTAGGTGTATCAAGGCTTACTTCCAGGGGGGTAGTATTGAGCCGTAGTGATTTTTTCAGTAAATCCCATCCGCCACCCGTTACTTGTACTGTTACATCTTCGGGTAGTTCACTTAACAGATAGGTGTTACTATCCGAGGGATAAGTAATTGCGAGCGGATAGCGAATTCGGGTGGTGTAATTATCCTTATTGAGCGCACTGAAAAACCAGAACGTGGTAGCCGCTATCACGCAAAGAATTACCACCTTCAGACTTCCTTGTCCGGAAGGTAGCAACCGCTCAATAAATTGAGCTACACTTCGTAATTTGTTAACACGCCGACTCAAAGCTATTACTTAGCATACTGCTTGCTGGCTTCTAATGAAATAGAGGTCTTATCAAATCTAATTCGAGCTCCTCGATCTACTTCTAGTGTCACACTATTTTCTTCTAGTGCAACTACCTTACCGTGCATACCACCCACAGTGACCACCATATCGCCTTTTTTGATGGCTCCAATAAACGTTCGCTGGTCTTTCTGCTTTTTTTGCTGAGGACGAATCATGAAAAAATAAAAAATGATGGCAATCCCTCCAAGTAAGATAAGATTGCCAATAAGTCCGTTTTGTCCGGAACTTGCCTGAAGCAAGATAGATTGAAACATAATAGGTTGTGAGTCAATAAAGTTATTTGCGAACAGGTCCGCTCGTTTCTTCTCCTTTGGGGTTTACGTTGGTTTTGATAAACAATCGGGTAACCGCTGGTTCAGTATTCGCTGTAATGGTGATTGTTTTGTTCTGCACCCCAGGGCGATTCTGGCTGTTAAATTTCACCTGAACTTCTCCGGTTTCGCCGGGGGCTACCGGCTCACGCGAGTAGCTAGGGGTGGTACAGCCACATGAGGCCGACGTACTCTGAATGACCAAAGGAGCTTCTCCAGTATTGGTAAACGTAAATGTATGCTCCACTATTTCGCCTTCCGTGATGGTGCCAAAGTCATAATTTAATTCTTCGAATTCAAACTTAGGTAAGTTTGCGGTGCTTTCGCTTTCCATAGAGGTAGGAGAAGCTTCTTCCAAAGCTGCCACTTCAGTAGCGGGAGCTTCTGATACTTCTGTCTCCGATGCTTTGCTTCCCGCATTAGAATCGCATCCACTCAAACCCCAGAGGCCAATCAAGGCCGTTGCTAGACTTAAACCAACTTGTTTCATATTATTTCTAACGTTATGTGAATATGTGATATAACTATTCTTTTATTCTTTACGGATTTGCCCTAAGAGATTATCTACGTCATCAAGCAACTGACGTGCCTTTTCCCGAGCCTCGTTAATTACTTTTTCACCGTCGCTCTTAGCAACACTATCGGGCAATTGTTCTTTAGTACGTACCAAGTCACCCAGCAGTTCCTCTAGTTTGAAGCGGTATCGCTCCAGACGATACGTCATACGGTCGCGAGTGTTAGTACCTGTGTCGGGTGCATACAAAAGTCCGACCGCTACTCCAGCAGCTAAGCCAGACAATAGAAGTACGAAACTGCCTATGGTTTTGCTCATAAATGATATTGATTAATAAAATTAAATTCTCCGCAAAGTTCGCATTATCTACGAAATTCGCAAAGATAAGCAACGACCTTAACGATTATCAATCAACCCTCGCCC
This region of Tunicatimonas pelagia genomic DNA includes:
- the coaE gene encoding dephospho-CoA kinase (Dephospho-CoA kinase (CoaE) performs the final step in coenzyme A biosynthesis.); this translates as MPPKLLKVGITGGIGSGKTFVCKIFEVLGIDVYYADQRAKWLQQHNPHLIKQIKSAFGNAAYDQQGCLDRIFLAKEVFGNPKKLSLLNQLVHPKVAEDYTQWVKHRLQKPYTLKEAALLYETGSYRQLDYVINVDAGRDTRLQRVLERDVHRTKRQVEAIMNKQFGDEERHQLADVTIDNSGGVLIVPQIVQIHELLLEMATDSGK
- a CDS encoding NUMOD4 domain-containing protein — encoded protein: MSINRYRSEVWKKIRFDTPLPHARYEVSSHGRIRSFAVDKINGRVMKGSNVNGYLSVMVRLGKKVSQTHYIHRLVAGAFLEQPSIEYKYVVHLDYNKQNNSRYNLRWMTERELNEHNNHNPAILRSRTTGYKLTETDVRVIKRLLKSNKTRLSMIAKRFNITHTQLNRIRSGENWGNVTI
- a CDS encoding YtxH domain-containing protein, whose product is MSKTIGSFVLLLSGLAAGVAVGLLYAPDTGTNTRDRMTYRLERYRFKLEELLGDLVRTKEQLPDSVAKSDGEKVINEAREKARQLLDDVDNLLGQIRKE
- a CDS encoding DUF1573 domain-containing protein, which gives rise to MKQVGLSLATALIGLWGLSGCDSNAGSKASETEVSEAPATEVAALEEASPTSMESESTANLPKFEFEELNYDFGTITEGEIVEHTFTFTNTGEAPLVIQSTSASCGCTTPSYSREPVAPGETGEVQVKFNSQNRPGVQNKTITITANTEPAVTRLFIKTNVNPKGEETSGPVRK
- the yajC gene encoding preprotein translocase subunit YajC — its product is MFQSILLQASSGQNGLIGNLILLGGIAIIFYFFMIRPQQKKQKDQRTFIGAIKKGDMVVTVGGMHGKVVALEENSVTLEVDRGARIRFDKTSISLEASKQYAK